A genome region from Pyrenophora tritici-repentis strain M4 chromosome 9, whole genome shotgun sequence includes the following:
- a CDS encoding TolA, Membrane protein involved in colicin uptake, with protein sequence MSGLADYLAKNYLTADSDKKSKKRKRKNKDAGLIIDDDDNLGWKEKADEDDDDAPMIVGGGTLKKSKKKPKGTGAAIWTSVGVAAPSHAEQLAADAAAADAIIAGAAIERQKEAEAEDEAPEMVDADGVLRMGSGAKAGLQSAAEVAAAIKKKQDEEKREAEQVMKKMGSAAQETIYRDASGRIINVAKKRAEAQKKAEEEERKKREKEKAARGDVQNAEAERRKQQLKDAKTMTIARYADDAELNDELKERGHWNDPASGFLRKKKAGRSITGKPLYQGPFQPNRYNIRPGHRWDGIDRGNGFEKQWFNSRNRKADIEKLEYQWQQDE encoded by the exons ATGTCTGGACTTGCGGACTACTTGGCCAAGAATTACCTTACGGCCGACTCAGACAAGAAATCGAAGAAGCGCAAGCGGAAGAACAAGGATGCCGGCCTCATCATCGACGACGATGATAATCTGGGCTGGAAAGAGAAAGCAGACGAGGACGACGATGATGCGCCAATGATAG TTGGTGGAGGCACACTGAAAAAGTCCAAGAAGAAACCAAAGGGAACTGGCGCTGCTATCTGGACATCTGTGGGCGTGGCTGCACCTTCACACGCCGAACAACTTGCTGCCGATGCAGCTGCCGCCGACGCCATCATCGCGGGAGCCGCCATAGAACGACAAAAGGAAGCCGAAGCCGAAGATGAGGCACCGGAGATGGTCGACGCCGATGGCGTGCTGCGAATGGGATCAGGTGCCAAAGCCGGTCTCCAAAGTGCCGCCGAGGTCGCAGCAGCCATAAAAAAGAAGCAAGATGAAGAGAAGCGCGAGGCCGAGCAAGTCATGAAAAAGATGGGCAGCGCAGCGCAAGAGACAATCTACCGTGACGCCAGCGGTCGCATAATCAACGTCGCGAAGAAGCGCGCAGAAGCGCAGAAGAAAGCCGAGGAAGAAGAGCGCAAAAAGCGCGAAAAGGAAAAGGCCGCCCGCGGAGACGTACAAAACGCAGAAGCCGAACGCCGCAAACAACAACTAAAGGACGCGAAGACAATGACTATTGCGCGTTACGCCGACGACGCGGAACTCAACGACGAGCTGAAGGAACGTGGCCATTGGAATGACCCTGCGTCAGGCTTCTTACGCAAGAAGAAAGCGGGTAGAAGCATCACAGGCAAGCCACTATACCAAGGTCCTTTCCAGCCGAATAGATACAATATACGCCCAGGACATCGTTGGGACGGCATCGATCGAGGAAACGGGTTTGAGAAGCAGTGGTTCAACTCAAGGAACCGAAAGGCAGATATCGAGAAGTTGGAGTACCAATGGCAACAGGACGAGTAG